DNA sequence from the Entomomonas asaccharolytica genome:
TCAAGATCATCTTGATGAGGTAAGCGATGCTTTGATTTATTACTTTTCCATAAACGCGTGTCACTTGTTACCATTTCGGACACGGCTAATGCTGCACCGAAGCGGCGACATAGCATACGTTGTGGGCGATCAGTTATACCTGCCATAGGTGCAAGTATAAGACGGCCATCTAATTGGTAACAACCAATGCGAGGAAAAGTAGCAGTCATTATTTAGAGGGGATAAATAATAAGAGGATGTATCATACTGGGTTTAGCGTGGGGAATAAAGCTAAAATATAATAAAATTAACAAAATAACAAAGCAGATAGAGGTTTCTATCTGCTTTATATTAAGTATGATTATTTGCCTGTTAAAGTTCTGTACTGATGTTCTGCTTCATCAAAGCGTTTTAACATATGTTCTGTAGGTTTAGTTAGTTTACTGCCTACAATAATAGCAATAATACCTAATATGAAACCTGGCACAATTTCATATAAATTAAACCAACCATACTGTTTCCAAACAAGTACTGTCAGAGCACCTAGAATCATGCCTGCTAGTGCACCTTCTTTGGTCATATTACGATAGAATAAAGAAAGTAGAATCACTGGGCCAAAAGCTGCACCAAAACCTGCCCACGCATAACTAACCATGCCTAGCACTTTTGAGTTAGGATCTCTTGCTAACCAAATAGCAACTACAGCAATCAGTAATACCATAACGCGCCCCACCCATACTAACTCTTTTTGGGAAGCGCCTTTGCGTAAGAATGGTTTGTAGAAATCTTCAGTTAAAGCACTGGAGCATACCAATAACTGGCAACTTAATGTACTCATTACAGCTGCTAAAATACCTGATAATACAATACCTACTATCCAAGGATTGAATAGCGCTTTACTTAATTCAATAAAGATATATTCAGAGTTTTTAGCAACCACAGCTGCACCTGATAAGTCTGGGTTATTTGCAAAGTAAGCAATACCAAAGAAGCCTGCTGCTACAGCACCGCCTAGACATAAAATCATCCAAGTCATACCAATACGACGTGCATTAGGAATATTTTTTACTGAATCAGCCGCCATAAAACGTACTAAAATATGAGGTTGACCGAAATAGCCTAAGCCCCAAGCAGCTAGAGAGATTATAGCAATAGTTTTAATTAAAGCTGTATCTCCTTTCACCGCAAACAAGTCAAACACATTAACATTTTCTCTTACTGAGTTAATAGTTTGAACTGTTGTATTCCAATCTGATAAAGAAATAATAACAAAAACTGGGGTGAGTAATAATACAAATAGCATTAACGTGGCTTGTACGGTATCTGTCCAACTTACAGCAAGGAAACCACCAATACAAACATAGATAATAGTGGCGGTTGCACCTAGTAACATAGCAATATTATAAGGAGATAGACTAGTACCAATAATATTATTGATGCTATCTGCAAGTGGTGCTAAATTGAATAGGCTTTCAAAAAGCCTAGCACCTGCAACAACGCCTGATGCGCAATAAAGAGTAAAAAAGATTAAAATGATAAGTGCTGAGAAAATACGTAATAAACGAGTATGATCATCAAAGCGCGCTGTAAAGTAATCAGGTAAGGTAAGGGCATTATGGTTATGCTCTGTATGAACTCGCAATCTACCTGCTACCAATAGCCAATTAAGCCAAGCACCAATAGTAAGTCCAATGGCAATCCACGCTTCTGATAAACCTGATAAATAAATAGCACCTGGCAAACCCATTAATAACCAGCCACTCATATCAGATGCACCTGCTGAAAGTGCTGTTACTAAACTGCCTAAACTTCTTCCCCCTAAAATATAATCATCAAAACTTTTAGTAGAACGATAGGCATACAGCCCAATTATGATCATTAAAATAATGTACAGTATAAATGTTACTGTGGTTTGATAGTTTGCTGACATGCAGGTGTTACTCCTGATTATTTTGTAAGTATAAATGGTGTAATAAGGTTGCACCTTTGGTTAACTTAAAGAAAAACTTAATATATTTATTGGTAAATCTAATAATTATCCTAAATATATTATTTAAATTAACCTTACCTTCCTGTTTTATTATTCCAGTTAAATATTTGTAGCAAGAAGTGTGCCTAAAATAGGTGCAACCTTAAAAAATGTAGGTTGCACCTTTTGGCATGGATATTGAATAATAATTATCAATATTTTTATGTTGGGTAAAAATAACACATAAAAGTTATAAACAAAAAGTTAAATAAGCTTTTGGATTCATTTTAATATTTTTTGGAGTTTGACTATGGCTTCAACAACTCTAGGTGT
Encoded proteins:
- the putP gene encoding sodium/proline symporter PutP, with amino-acid sequence MSANYQTTVTFILYIILMIIIGLYAYRSTKSFDDYILGGRSLGSLVTALSAGASDMSGWLLMGLPGAIYLSGLSEAWIAIGLTIGAWLNWLLVAGRLRVHTEHNHNALTLPDYFTARFDDHTRLLRIFSALIILIFFTLYCASGVVAGARLFESLFNLAPLADSINNIIGTSLSPYNIAMLLGATATIIYVCIGGFLAVSWTDTVQATLMLFVLLLTPVFVIISLSDWNTTVQTINSVRENVNVFDLFAVKGDTALIKTIAIISLAAWGLGYFGQPHILVRFMAADSVKNIPNARRIGMTWMILCLGGAVAAGFFGIAYFANNPDLSGAAVVAKNSEYIFIELSKALFNPWIVGIVLSGILAAVMSTLSCQLLVCSSALTEDFYKPFLRKGASQKELVWVGRVMVLLIAVVAIWLARDPNSKVLGMVSYAWAGFGAAFGPVILLSLFYRNMTKEGALAGMILGALTVLVWKQYGWFNLYEIVPGFILGIIAIIVGSKLTKPTEHMLKRFDEAEHQYRTLTGK